One stretch of Armigeres subalbatus isolate Guangzhou_Male chromosome 2, GZ_Asu_2, whole genome shotgun sequence DNA includes these proteins:
- the LOC134210995 gene encoding paramyosin, short form isoform X2 — protein sequence MAPLQILSNRTERRERLIPTHIWDANYGHAMHYYQPMIDYLDAKQRGRTPERIPYLPYTEERGLSRFHQNDFVFRPYSSIEIAALSDEAVDKAVSYLPDYRSDIKRSVLSVTATADAARLKKHVTPDSVIDRYHKKLSERSTQQQVQDLRETMALIKRTQYITDLKDDVSQELKRAIRGKSANQISKILLAESSKSQASEERSVSKVCRSSSVTRQSGNRGTSEVRYIIKSSSVNLGEGSEEASEQYKAVHNQVNNVRREIKNFAVKTTEFLHDTSKQTSIEIEQLNARVVEAETKLKSEVQRIKKKLQIQITELEMSLDVANHTNIELQKTIKRQSAQLTEIQAHYEEIQRQLQSTVDQYGIAQRRIQSLTGELEEIRVNYDSSLRSKRQVEVQLEEASSRINELTVSNASYASLRAKLEQELTVLASDYEEVSRELRVSDERYQKVQVELKHTVELLHEEQERIVKIEAIKKSLEVEVKQLSVRLEEVEVNAVAGSRRIIGKLEARLRDIEVELEEERRKHAETIKILRKKERSVKEVYIQIEEDQKNISILSDALEKANQKIAAFKRQLVEQEQCSQQCVTKVRRFQRELEAAEDRADVAESNLHLVRAKHRTFVTTSTVPGSQVYLVQETTRTVNESSS from the exons ATGGCACCGTTGCAAATTTTGAGTAATCGGACCGAGCGTCGCGAGAGGCTCATCCCCACCCATATTTGGGACGCTAACTATGGCCACGCGATGCACTACTACCAGCCGATGATCGATTATCTTGATGCAAAACAGCGCGGCAGGACACCGGAGAGGATACCTTATCTCCCGTACACCGAGGAGCGAGGCCTTAGCCGATTTCATCAAAACGACTTCGTTTTTCGGCCCTACTCATCCATAGAGATTGCGGCCCTGTCCGACGAAGCGGTAGATAAGGCGGTGAGCTATCTGCCCGATTATCGTTCCGATATAAAACGCTCTGTGCTCAGTGTGACCGCGACTGCCGACGCAGCTAGACTAAAGAAGCACGTTACGCCGGATAGTGTAATTGACCGCTACCATAAAAAGCTCTCTGAACGTTCCACCCAGCAGCAGGTTCAGGATCTCCGTGAAACAATGGCTTTGATAAAACGGACGCAGTACATCACCGATCTAAAAGACGATGTGTCGCAGGAGCTTAAGAGAGCCATCCGCGGCAAATCTGCCAACCAGATCTCCAAAATCCTGCTGGCCGAGAGTTCCAAGTCTCAGGCATCCGAGGAACGTTCCGTGAGCAAGGTGTGCCGTAGCTCTTCGGTCACTCGTCAGTCCGGTAATCGCGGCACCAGTGAAGTTCGCTACATCATCAAATCGTCCTCGGTCAACCTGGGTGAAGGATCCGAAGAAGCCTCCGAGCAATACAAGGCCGTCCACAATCAGGTTAACAATGTGCGACGTGAAATCAAGAATTTCGCCGTTAAGACCACCGAGTTCCTGCATGATACCAG CAAACAGACCAGCATTGAAATCGAACAGCTGAATGCCCGCGTCGTTGAGGCCGAGACCAAGCTGAAGAGCGAGGTCCAGCGCATCAAGAAGAAGCTGCAGATCCAGATCACTGAGCTGGAGATGTCCCTGGATGTTGCCAACCACACCAACATTGAACTCCAGAAGACCATCAAGAGACAGTCGGCTCAGCTGACCGAAATCCAGGCCCACTACGAGGAAATCCAGCGTCAACTGCAGTCCACCGTTGATCAGTACGGTATTGCCCAACGCCGCATCCAATCCCTTACTGGTGAGCTGGAGGAGATCCGTGTCAACTACGACTCCTCCCTGCGCTCGAAACGCCAAGTCGAAGTCCAGCTTGAGGAAGCCAGCTCGCGCATCAATGAACTCACCGTCAGCAATGCCAGCTACGCTTCGCTCAGAGCTAAGCTCGAACAGGAACTCACAGTCTTGGCCTCCGACTACGAGGAAGTCAGCCGTGAACTACGCGTCAGTGACGAACGCTACCAGAAGGTCCAG GTTGAACTTAAGCACACCGTTGAACTGCTCCATGAAGAACAGGAAAGAATTGTCAAGATCGAAGCCATCAAGAAGTCCTTGGAAGTCGAAGTCAAG CAACTTTCAGTTCGTCTTGAGGAGGTTGAAGTTAACGCCGTTGCTGGAAGCCGTCGTATCATCGGCAAGCTGGAGGCCCGTCTCCGTGACATTGAGGTTGAGCTTGAGGAGGAGAGAAGGAAGCACGCCGAAACCATCAAGATCCTGCGCAAGAAGGAACGCTCAGTCAAGGAAGTCTACATTCAGATCGAAGAGGACCAGAAGAACATTTCAATTCTATCGGATGCTCTGGAGAAGGCCAACCAGAAGATTGCTGCCTTCAAGCGTCAGCTAGTTGAACAG GAACAATGCTCGCAGCAGTGCGTCACCAAGGTTCGCCGCTTCCAGCGCGAACTGGAAGCCGCCGAGGATCGCGCTGATGTGGCCGAGAGCAACCTGCATCTGGTTCGGGCCAAGCATCGCACCTTCGTGACCACCTCCACCGTGCCCGGATCGCAAGTCTACCTGGTTCAGGAAACCACCAGAACAGTTAACGAGTCGTCGTCTTAA
- the LOC134215258 gene encoding queuine tRNA-ribosyltransferase accessory subunit 2: protein MKFAIESVSKCSGRLGNLSIINAFSNVTLSTPGLVLHTKGGSVPFLSKEVLQYLNLDPSLMQHSLTNTDHMEDAVRACGEGISGFVGQKAALSLLVLKDPAELCKPGFHEKDFVPIYSRSGRKNFTSERYMQLVEAFKPDVFVPLFDGDTDSESSKKRLQKSLNRTERFVEQCVKARRQSDALKSSSLIGPVVGGYDLRLRDESVKFLEQFKDDLGGYMIAGIHCNGLSAAELKESLLLEVVSHVCTHLPADKIRFMFGAFNPGTILKLVAQGVDVFDTSYVYLKTLQNQALNFSFDVNDDDVHNRETELDIRDPKWAEDFTGFSLTCNCLACTKHTKAYAHHLYNTREMLGPIILMIHNLHHYFEFFKEIRKHVSNNSLDLLIDHLKKQKNVTLYEEENTRFDKADKVDTSNKVNKKIKI from the exons atgaaatttgcaatcgAATCAGTTTCCAAATGTTCAGGCCGTTTGGGTAATTTGAGTATAATCAATGCCTTCTCAAATGTAACCCTTTCTACGCCAGGCTTGGTTCTGCACACTAAG GGCGGCAGTGTACCATTCTTATCCAAAGAAGTGCTCCAGTATTTAAATCTAGATCCATCGCTGATGCAGCATTCCTTAACAAACACGGACCATATGGAGGATGCTGTCCGCGCCTGTGGTGAAGGTATTTCTGGATTTGTGGGCCAAAAGGCTGCGCTTTCCTTACTGGTTCTAAAGGATCCGGCCGAGCTATGTAAGCCGGGCTTTCACGAGAAGGACTTTGTACCCATCTACAGTAGAAGCGGTCGGAAAAATTTCACCTCCGAGCGGTATATGCAGCTGGTCGAGGCCTTCAAGCCGGACGTTTTCGTCCCGTTGTTTGATGGAGACACCGATTCGGAGAGTTCAAAGAAACGCTTACAGAAATCGTTGAACAGAACGGAAAGGTTTGTAGAGCAGTGTGTGAAAGCGCGACGGCAATCGGATGCTTTGAAAAGTTCGAGTCTGATTGGGCCAGTTGTGGGAGGATACGATTTGAGGCTGAGAGATGAATCGGTCAAATTTTTGGAGCAATTCAAAGATGATTTGGGGGGCTATATGATAGCGGGGATACATTGCAATGGCTTATCAGCAGCGGAGTTGAAGGAAAGCTTACTACTGGAAGTGGTGTCACATGTTTGTACGCATTTGCCTGCGGATAAAATTCGTTTCATGTTTGGCGCTTTCAACCCTGGAACAATTCTCAAACTGGTTGCCCAGGGGGTAGACGTGTTCGATACAAGTTACGTATATTTAAAAACGCTACAAAACCAGGCGTTGAATTTCAGCTTTGATGTGAACGACGACGACGTGCATAATCGCGAAACCGAACTGGACATACGAGATCCAAAATGGGCTGAAGACTTTACAGGGTTTTCCCTGACTTGTAATTGTTTAGCATGCACTAAACATACGAAAGCTTACGCGCATCATTTGTACAACACACGGGAGATGCTTGGACCAATTATTCTGATGAT ACATAATCTCCATCACTACTTTGAGTTTTTCAAGGAAATACGAAAGCATGTAAGTAATAATTCACTCGATCTGCtaatagatcatttgaaaaaGCAAAAGAACGTGACACTGTACGAGGAAGAAAATACGAGATTTGATAAAGCAGATAAAGTAGACACAAGTAACAAGGtaaataaaaagataaaaattTGA
- the LOC134215259 gene encoding ubiquitin carboxyl-terminal hydrolase isozyme L5, whose translation MADSAGEWCLIESDPGVFTELIRGFDVEGVQVEELWSLDAEHFKNLEPVHGLIFLFKWVKDDEPAGSIVQDSRLEKIFFAKQVINNACATQAILSILLNAKHSDIQLGSTLSDFKDFCVSFDAYNKGLAMSNASQIRTVHNSFARQTLFELDNKQANKDDDVFHFVGYVPIEGRLYELDGLKEGPIDLGAVSAGEDWLNVVRPIIEKRIQKYSEGEIHFNLMALVSDRQMIYQRQIDQLLKGSGEEEMETDTKQNEITRLRMLIEDEVAKRKRYKVENIRRKHNYLPLIVELLKILAQNGQLMPLYEKAKQRAAERETQGKVGGQKLGHE comes from the coding sequence acGTCGAGGGAGTTCAAGTGGAGGAGCTGTGGAGTTTGGATGCAGAGCACTTCAAGAACCTTGAACCTGTACAtggattgatttttttgttcaagTGGGTCAAAGATGATGAACCGGCGGGATCTATTGTGCAGGACAGTCGACTGGAGAAGATTTTCTTTGCAAAGCAAGTGATCAATAATGCCTGCGCTACGCAGGCAATTCTTAGCATTTTGCTTAACGCGAAGCACTCGGATATTCAGCTAGGATCGACTTTGTCCGATTTCAAGGACTTTTGCGTTTCGTTCGATGCTTACAATAAAGGACTGGCCATGAGCAATGCTTCCCAGATTCGTACGGTGCACAATTCGTTCGCCCGGCAAACGCTATTTGAGTTGGATAACAAACAGGCCAACAAGGATGATGACGTTTTTCATTTCGTTGGTTACGTCCCAATCGAGGGTCGTTTGTATGAATTGGATGGCCTAAAGGAGGGCCCAATCGATTTGGGTGCCGTTAGCGCAGGCGAGGACTGGTTGAATGTTGTGCGGCCCATAATCGAAAAACGCATCCAAAAGTACAGCGAAGGAGAGATTCACTTCAACCTGATGGCGTTGGTTTCTGATCGGCAGATGATTTACCAGAGGCAGATTGATCAGCTGCTTAAAGGCAGCGGAGAAGAGGAAATGGAAACTGATACTAAGCAGAATGAAATCACCAGATTGCGGATGTTGATAGAAGATGAGGTGGCTAAGCGGAAGCGATACAAAGTGGAGAACATCCGCCGGAAGCATAATTATTTGCCGCTGATAGTAGAATTGCTGAAAATTTTGGCACAGAACGGTCAGCTGATGCCACTTTACGAAAAAGCAAAACAGCGGGCAGCCGAGAGGGAAACACAGGGGAAAGTAGGAGGGCAAAAATTAGGACACGAATGA